The Polyangium mundeleinium genome contains the following window.
GCTGCGCGTCGATTTTTACGGCGAGCTCGAATCCTCGTTCGGAGCGCTCCTCGCAGGCATGTGCCGCGCGTCGTGAGCCTCGCACGGTGGGGACACACGGGCAAACCCCGGGTGATGACGACCGCAGCGGCGCAGGCCTGAAGCAGGGTTCGCGGCCGTCCTTCCTGGAGGACGGGATTCGTCAGGCGATGCCGGATTCGACAATCCGGTTTCCGCCCGCTCGATGGGAAATCCGTCTTCTGGCAACATCTGTCGTTGCCTTCACCCAGGAATTCACGCGGTCGCGGCAAACGCTGGAATCCGGGGGCCGATGCCGCCCTCGCGCCGTTCGTGTTTGCGCTGCACGCGTGCCGGAGGTCGAAGGACGTCGCCGCGGCGGTCGCCGCGGAGGGCGCGCGGGCCCTCGGCGCCACGTCCGGCTCGCTCGCCGTCCTCGTGGCCGACGAGCTCTCCGTCCCTGGCACGAATGATCCAGCCCCGCGGGGGCTCGCCGCGGCGCTCTCCGCGCCGGGGCCCACGCGGTTGCGGATCGCGGGGCGCGAGGCGTGGGCGGCGCGGCTCGCCGTCGGCGACAGAGTGCTCGGCGTCGTCACGTTCGAGGGGCTGCGCCGCGAGGGGCCTGCGAAGGTACGTTTGTCCCGGCTGGCCCAGCATTGCGCTCCGGTGCTCGCGCGCGTGCTCGCCGAGGAGGCGGAGCTCTCGGCATTGCGGCTGAGCCATGAGCTCCTCCGCGCCGTCACGGAGGGCACGCACGATTGTGTCTTCGTCAAGGATCTGAACCTCCGGTACGTCATGATCAACACGGCGGGCGCGCGGGTCTTCGGCCTCGTGCCCGAGGACGTCGTCGGGAAGGACGACAAGGCGCTCTTCGCGCAGGCCGACGCCGAGGAGATCGCCCAGCGCGACCGGGAGATCATGACGAGCGGGCGCACGACGATCTACGAATGCACCTCGACCACGAGCCATGGCACGACGCGGTCCTGGCAATCGATGAAGGGGCCCTGGTTCGACGAGGAGGGGCGGGTCGTCGGCCTCGTGGGCATTTCGCGGGACGTGACCGCGCGGAGGAAGGCCGAAGAGGGGCAGCGGCTCCTCGCCGAGGTGAGCGGCATTCTCGGCGCGTCGCTGGAGTACGAGAGCACGCTCGCGGCCATGGCGCGGCTGCTCGTGCCGGCGTTCGCCGAAGGGTGCACCATTCACGTGGAGGAGGCCGGCGAGCGGTATTGCCTCGCGGCGCTCGGCCGGGGGGCAGCGTTCGCCGAGGCCCTGCTCGGCCTCGTTCCGCCGGGGCGCGCGCTCGGATTTGGCGAGCTCGACCCGACCCCGCGCCGCGAGCTCGAAGCGCGCGGCATTCATTCGCTGCTCGTCGTGCCCCTCGTGATTCAGGGGCATGCGCTCGGCCACATGACGCTCCTCGGCGTCGCGCCCGGGCGATTCGTGGCGGAACCGGAGCGCGCTCTCGCCGAGGAGCTCGCGCGG
Protein-coding sequences here:
- a CDS encoding PAS domain-containing sensor histidine kinase; this encodes MFALHACRRSKDVAAAVAAEGARALGATSGSLAVLVADELSVPGTNDPAPRGLAAALSAPGPTRLRIAGREAWAARLAVGDRVLGVVTFEGLRREGPAKVRLSRLAQHCAPVLARVLAEEAELSALRLSHELLRAVTEGTHDCVFVKDLNLRYVMINTAGARVFGLVPEDVVGKDDKALFAQADAEEIAQRDREIMTSGRTTIYECTSTTSHGTTRSWQSMKGPWFDEEGRVVGLVGISRDVTARRKAEEGQRLLAEVSGILGASLEYESTLAAMARLLVPAFAEGCTIHVEEAGERYCLAALGRGAAFAEALLGLVPPGRALGFGELDPTPRRELEARGIHSLLVVPLVIQGHALGHMTLLGVAPGRFVAEPERALAEELARRAGMAIDRARLYRAVQEASRLKDEFLAVISHELRTPLTAILGWTGILRRDSVPEASRGKALETIERNAQTQARLIEDLMDMTSMIAGTLQLDAADVDLMQPLTQAVRAMRPLAEAKGIRLETAFETSGPLPVFGDDLRLRQVIENLLGNALKFTPPGGTVEIGCHHGDKALLWVKDDGVGISPATLPHVFERFRQGDSSSTRSHGGLGLGLSIVRYLVEAHGGAVVAESPGKGLGATFTVELPLRVAKASEVTIVEGTSAPRRDDLHVLVVDDALPSRELVTGIFNSVRSDVTAVHKVAEVVVAMAPKQPRSRQDTGRS